A window from Musa acuminata AAA Group cultivar baxijiao unplaced genomic scaffold, Cavendish_Baxijiao_AAA HiC_scaffold_1139, whole genome shotgun sequence encodes these proteins:
- the LOC103999812 gene encoding histone H2A: MDAGGGGGKVKRGAAGRKGGGPRKKPVSRSVKAGLQFPVGRIGRYLKKGRYAQRVGTGAPVYLAAVLEYLAAEVLELAGNAARDNKKNRIIPRHVLLAIRNDEELGKLLAGVTIAHGGVLPNINPVLLPKKSNNAAKEPKSPSKATKSPKKA; the protein is encoded by the exons ATGGAcgctggcggtggtggtggcaagGTGAAAAGGGGAGCCGCCGGCCGGAAGGGTGGTGGCCCCAGGAAAAAGCCCGTCTCCCGCTCCGTCAAGGCCGGCCTCCAGTTCCCCGTTGGCCGGATCGGGCGATACCTCAAGAAGGGCCGCTATGCTCAGCGCGTCGGTACCGGTGCTCCCGTCTACCTTGCCGCCGTCCTGGAGTACCTAGCTGCCGAG GTGCTGGAGTTGGCTGGGAACGCGGCGCGCGACAACAAGAAGAACCGGATCATTCCCAGGCACGTGCTTCTGGCCATAAGGAACGACGAGGAGCTGGGGAAGCTGCTTGCGGGGGTGACCATCGCGCACGGAGGCGTGCTCCCCAACATCAACCCGGTGTTACTGCCGAAGAAGAGCAACAATGCCGCCAAGGAGCCCAAGTCGCCGTCGAAGGCCACCAAATCGCCCAAGAAAGCTTAG